In Thiovibrio frasassiensis, one DNA window encodes the following:
- a CDS encoding FtsB family cell division protein, producing MLANLSENDRKKVLLYSVLIVTVVGAWSVFGPYGALKYYGVANELEEVLAQNDQLRENNTALRQEITKLKKDPVYLEEVARREFGLIKKNEVIYEFPEKKKRH from the coding sequence ATGCTAGCGAACCTCTCTGAGAACGACCGGAAGAAAGTGCTGCTGTACAGCGTGCTCATTGTCACGGTGGTCGGGGCTTGGTCGGTATTTGGGCCTTACGGCGCCCTGAAATACTACGGGGTGGCAAATGAATTGGAAGAGGTTCTGGCCCAGAACGACCAGCTGCGCGAGAACAACACCGCGTTACGACAGGAAATCACCAAGCTGAAAAAAGACCCGGTCTATCTGGAAGAAGTGGCCCGGCGGGAATTCGGCCTCATTAAGAAAAACGAGGTGATCTACGAATTTCCGGAGAAAAAGAAACGGCATTAA
- the gmhB gene encoding D-glycero-beta-D-manno-heptose 1,7-bisphosphate 7-phosphatase codes for MRPAVFLDRDGTINEQMGYINHITRFVMLPRAAAAIRLLNEQGIPVVVVSNQSGLARGYFPESLIAEVHAKMTGALSEAGAHVDGIYFCPHHPEAKEARFRLACDCRKPKPGLFLQAAAELDLDLARSYVVGDRWSDLKAAAAVQAKGVLVLTGYGRGDYEYIGPKQPVQPAYVAEDLYAAVQWIVQDMAG; via the coding sequence ATGCGACCGGCCGTATTTCTCGACAGGGATGGGACCATCAACGAGCAGATGGGCTACATCAACCACATCACTCGGTTTGTCATGCTGCCGCGGGCTGCGGCGGCCATCCGCTTGTTGAACGAACAGGGGATTCCGGTGGTGGTGGTTAGCAACCAATCCGGCCTGGCCCGGGGCTATTTTCCCGAAAGCCTGATTGCAGAGGTGCATGCCAAGATGACTGGGGCGTTGTCCGAGGCCGGCGCTCATGTGGATGGGATTTACTTCTGCCCCCACCATCCCGAGGCCAAGGAAGCGCGCTTCCGTCTCGCCTGCGATTGCCGGAAACCAAAGCCGGGGTTGTTTCTTCAGGCGGCTGCGGAGCTCGACCTGGATCTGGCCCGCTCCTACGTGGTGGGAGATCGCTGGTCCGATCTCAAGGCGGCGGCGGCGGTACAGGCCAAGGGCGTCCTGGTCCTCACCGGCTATGGCCGGGGGGATTACGAGTACATCGGGCCGAAGCAACCGGTACAGCCCGCGTATGTGGCGGAGGATCTCTATGCGGCGGTGCAGTGGATTGTGCAGGATATGGCGGGGTAA
- the waaF gene encoding lipopolysaccharide heptosyltransferase II, protein MTKTISDLSPKKILIRSTNWIGDAIMTTPAVRTIRENFPAAEITILAYPWVADIFKGCPHVDRVMLYEKKGRHKGLAGMWRLGRELAAQRFDMAILLQNAFSAALLALLAGIPVRAGYRRDGRGLLLTHGVSIRKSTRERHQVYYYQEMLKDLGLMCGPQELFLALPDAANNWARDFLAAKAKRVVVGLNPGAAYGPAKRWPAERYAGLAKRLAEELGATLLVFGTEADGEAAAEISAAAPGQVHDLTGKTSLAQAMALIGLCDAFVTNDSGLMHVAAAQKTPLVAIFGSTDAVATGPFAPKVEVVNKHLPCSPCMKTHCPQNDFACMLEIGVDEVYAATYKLLVSED, encoded by the coding sequence ATGACGAAAACAATCAGCGACCTATCGCCTAAAAAGATTCTGATCCGTTCAACCAATTGGATCGGCGATGCCATCATGACCACTCCGGCGGTGCGGACCATAAGGGAAAATTTCCCCGCTGCCGAGATCACCATCCTGGCATACCCATGGGTGGCAGATATATTCAAGGGGTGTCCCCATGTGGATCGGGTCATGCTCTATGAGAAAAAGGGCAGGCATAAGGGGTTGGCCGGGATGTGGAGGTTGGGTCGCGAACTTGCGGCCCAGCGCTTTGATATGGCCATCCTCTTGCAGAATGCCTTTTCCGCCGCCTTGCTCGCCCTGCTTGCAGGGATTCCGGTGCGGGCCGGGTACCGCAGGGATGGCCGCGGGCTGCTGTTGACTCATGGGGTGTCCATTAGGAAAAGTACGAGGGAACGGCATCAGGTCTATTATTATCAGGAGATGCTCAAGGACCTCGGCTTGATGTGCGGGCCCCAAGAGCTGTTCCTTGCCCTGCCGGATGCCGCCAACAACTGGGCCAGGGATTTTCTTGCCGCCAAGGCGAAAAGGGTGGTGGTGGGCTTGAATCCTGGGGCTGCTTATGGCCCGGCCAAGCGCTGGCCGGCAGAAAGGTATGCTGGCCTGGCCAAGCGTCTGGCCGAAGAGCTGGGCGCCACCCTGCTGGTTTTCGGTACGGAGGCGGATGGTGAAGCCGCGGCGGAAATCAGCGCGGCAGCGCCCGGACAGGTGCATGATCTCACGGGCAAGACCTCTTTGGCCCAGGCCATGGCCCTGATCGGTTTGTGCGATGCCTTTGTCACCAATGATTCGGGTCTGATGCATGTGGCGGCTGCCCAGAAAACGCCGCTGGTTGCCATTTTCGGTTCCACCGATGCAGTGGCCACCGGGCCGTTTGCCCCCAAGGTGGAGGTGGTGAACAAACATCTCCCCTGTAGCCCGTGCATGAAAACCCATTGCCCCCAAAACGATTTTGCCTGCATGCTGGAGATCGGGGTGGATGAGGTGTACGCGGCAACCTACAAACTTCTGGTAAGCGAGGACTGA
- the rpsB gene encoding 30S ribosomal protein S2 produces the protein MSYMTMKEMLEAGMHFGHQTRRWNPKMKPYIFGARNKIYIINLDKTLPLFNTAYEFIAKTAAKGGTVLFVGTKRQGQDIMKEEAERCGMYYINNRWLGGMLTNHQTIKNSVDKLKKYEAMQEDGTINHYHKKEALQIQKDAIKLDRNLGGIKNMKGLPAAIFLIDPKREKIAIEEANRLGIPVVALIDTNCDPRGIDYLIPGNDDAIRSIKLIASKMAEAVLSGKEKLAATHQAASDKDTDTKAAAEKGDA, from the coding sequence ATGTCTTACATGACCATGAAGGAAATGCTGGAGGCCGGCATGCATTTCGGCCATCAAACCCGTCGCTGGAATCCGAAAATGAAGCCGTACATCTTCGGCGCCCGCAACAAGATCTACATCATCAACCTTGACAAGACCCTGCCCCTTTTCAACACGGCCTACGAATTTATCGCCAAGACCGCAGCCAAGGGCGGCACCGTGCTTTTTGTCGGCACCAAGCGTCAGGGCCAGGACATCATGAAGGAAGAAGCCGAGCGTTGCGGCATGTATTACATCAACAACCGCTGGTTGGGCGGCATGCTGACCAACCACCAGACCATCAAGAACAGTGTTGATAAGCTGAAGAAATACGAAGCCATGCAGGAAGACGGCACCATCAACCATTACCATAAGAAAGAAGCCCTCCAGATCCAAAAGGATGCGATCAAGCTGGACCGCAACCTGGGCGGCATCAAGAATATGAAGGGGCTGCCCGCCGCCATTTTCCTTATCGATCCGAAACGGGAGAAGATCGCCATCGAAGAGGCCAACCGTCTCGGCATCCCGGTGGTCGCCCTGATCGATACCAACTGCGATCCCCGCGGCATCGACTATCTCATCCCCGGCAATGATGACGCCATCCGCTCCATCAAGCTGATCGCCTCAAAAATGGCAGAGGCTGTTTTGAGCGGGAAGGAAAAACTTGCCGCGACGCATCAGGCTGCCAGCGATAAGGATACCGACACCAAGGCTGCGGCCGAAAAAGGCGACGCATAA
- the tsf gene encoding translation elongation factor Ts, with product MNITSQMVKELRDKTNAGMMDCKKALTETGGDMEKAVDLLRQKGLAVAQKRAGRATSEGLVETFIQDSGKLGVMVEVNCETDFVAKSDAFIEFAKNVATQVAETATASPAELLEQKFVKNPALTIQDMLNELVAKLGENIGIKRFAKFNEGVLETYIHAGGKLGVMVELACDNDAAAKNADFIEFAKNICMHIAAANPVSISREEVPADLAERERNIFIQQAIDSGKPANIAEKMVGGKMDRFFAESCLLEQKFVKNPDISIQDLLKEVAAKLGANISIKRFARFQVGA from the coding sequence GTGAATATTACAAGTCAGATGGTAAAAGAGCTCCGCGACAAAACCAACGCGGGGATGATGGATTGTAAAAAAGCCCTGACCGAGACCGGCGGCGACATGGAAAAGGCCGTCGATCTGCTCCGCCAGAAAGGGTTGGCGGTTGCCCAGAAGCGGGCAGGCAGGGCAACCAGCGAAGGCTTGGTGGAAACATTCATCCAAGACTCCGGCAAACTGGGCGTGATGGTGGAAGTAAACTGCGAGACCGATTTTGTCGCCAAGAGTGACGCTTTCATCGAGTTCGCCAAGAATGTTGCCACCCAGGTTGCAGAGACCGCAACCGCTTCTCCTGCCGAGCTCTTGGAACAGAAATTCGTTAAAAACCCCGCGCTTACCATTCAGGATATGCTCAACGAGCTGGTCGCCAAGCTCGGCGAGAACATCGGGATCAAACGTTTCGCCAAATTCAATGAGGGCGTGCTCGAAACTTACATCCATGCCGGCGGCAAGTTAGGCGTCATGGTCGAGCTAGCCTGCGACAACGACGCGGCTGCTAAAAACGCCGATTTCATCGAGTTCGCCAAGAATATCTGCATGCATATTGCCGCAGCCAATCCCGTTTCCATCAGCCGCGAAGAGGTTCCCGCGGATCTGGCGGAGCGTGAGCGCAACATCTTCATCCAGCAGGCCATCGACTCCGGCAAACCCGCGAACATCGCCGAGAAGATGGTGGGCGGCAAGATGGATCGCTTTTTTGCCGAGAGCTGTCTGCTCGAGCAGAAATTCGTCAAGAATCCCGACATCTCGATCCAGGATCTGCTCAAGGAAGTTGCCGCCAAGCTGGGCGCAAACATCAGCATCAAACGGTTTGCCCGTTTTCAGGTTGGCGCATAA
- the pyrH gene encoding UMP kinase: protein MDNSVSAPQYQRVLIKLSGEALMGDAAFGISTKVLDYLATEIQALVALKVQTSLVIGAGNIFRGVAGASTGMDRAAADNMGMLATVINALALQDALERKGISARVLSAIPMLTVCEPYSRQKAVHHLHKGRVVIFGAGTANPYFTTDTAAVLRGLEINADLVCKATRVDGVYDKDPLKHPEAVKFSSLSFSEVLHRRLKVMDAAAISLAMDNNTKIMVFDMNIPGNMKKAICGAQIGTLIQGEDNE from the coding sequence ATGGACAATTCCGTTTCGGCCCCTCAATACCAGAGAGTTCTTATAAAACTAAGCGGCGAAGCCCTCATGGGTGACGCCGCTTTTGGCATCAGCACCAAGGTGCTTGATTATCTCGCCACAGAGATTCAGGCCCTGGTCGCCCTTAAGGTGCAAACAAGCCTGGTCATCGGCGCCGGGAACATCTTCCGGGGGGTAGCCGGTGCTTCTACCGGCATGGACCGGGCCGCCGCCGACAACATGGGCATGCTGGCCACGGTCATTAATGCCCTGGCCCTGCAGGACGCCCTGGAAAGAAAGGGTATCTCGGCCAGGGTTCTTTCCGCCATCCCCATGCTTACCGTCTGTGAACCCTATTCCCGGCAGAAGGCGGTCCACCATCTTCACAAGGGACGGGTGGTGATCTTCGGGGCCGGCACCGCCAACCCTTACTTCACCACCGATACGGCCGCCGTGCTCCGCGGTCTGGAAATCAATGCCGATCTGGTCTGCAAAGCCACCAGAGTCGACGGGGTCTACGACAAGGATCCCCTCAAGCACCCGGAAGCGGTCAAGTTTTCCAGCCTCAGTTTCAGCGAGGTTCTGCACCGACGCCTCAAAGTCATGGACGCGGCGGCAATATCCCTGGCCATGGACAACAACACCAAGATCATGGTTTTTGACATGAATATCCCCGGCAATATGAAGAAAGCCATCTGCGGCGCGCAGATCGGCACCTTGATACAGGGAGAGGACAATGAATGA
- the frr gene encoding ribosome recycling factor produces the protein MNEIIDALSEKMTANIEAFKRDLTKIRTGRATTSLLDGVKVMAYGSPMPMNQVGTVTIPESRMLVIQPWDTQLLPAIEKAIFSSDLGLNPSSDGKMIRINIPQLTEERRKELVKTVKKISEEHRVSMRNLRREAIDVLKKQKTNKEISEDDFFRMQDEAQHATDKFIKQIDEIMAEKEKEVMAV, from the coding sequence ATGAATGAGATTATCGACGCTCTGAGCGAAAAAATGACGGCAAACATCGAGGCCTTCAAACGAGACCTCACCAAGATCCGGACCGGCCGGGCGACCACCTCCCTGCTCGACGGGGTAAAGGTCATGGCCTACGGCTCGCCGATGCCAATGAATCAGGTCGGTACCGTGACCATCCCGGAAAGCAGGATGCTGGTTATCCAGCCCTGGGACACCCAGCTCCTCCCCGCCATCGAGAAGGCTATCTTCTCTTCGGACCTGGGCCTCAACCCCTCCAGCGACGGCAAGATGATCCGAATCAATATTCCCCAGCTGACCGAAGAACGGCGCAAAGAACTGGTGAAAACCGTCAAGAAGATCAGCGAAGAACACCGGGTATCCATGCGTAATCTGCGGCGCGAGGCCATCGACGTGCTGAAGAAACAGAAAACTAACAAGGAAATCTCCGAAGACGACTTCTTCAGGATGCAGGATGAGGCCCAACACGCCACCGACAAATTCATCAAACAGATCGATGAAATCATGGCGGAAAAAGAAAAAGAGGTTATGGCGGTTTGA
- a CDS encoding isoprenyl transferase: MSRPDTAALPRHIAIIMDGNGRWAEQQGKPRIMGHRAGVESVQDIVRAARELGIGVLTLYAFSTENWKRPPLEVQALMGLLKSFLESELTTMVQNNVSLRCLGQKDRIPTEVRKVMDRVIRETANNSGLILNLALSYGGRSEITQAVQEIARKCQDGTLNPEAIDQAVLEQHLYTAGLPDPDLVIRTGGETRLSNFLLWQASYAELYFTEILWPDFRKKDLLTAILDFQTRQRRFGKTGKQAEHSSTH; the protein is encoded by the coding sequence ATGTCCAGACCTGACACCGCCGCCTTGCCCCGCCATATCGCCATCATCATGGATGGCAATGGCCGCTGGGCCGAACAGCAGGGCAAACCACGCATCATGGGCCACCGGGCCGGGGTCGAATCCGTACAGGATATCGTCCGTGCCGCCCGCGAACTTGGCATCGGCGTGCTTACCCTCTACGCCTTTTCCACGGAGAACTGGAAACGTCCCCCCCTTGAGGTACAGGCCCTCATGGGGCTGCTCAAGTCCTTTCTGGAAAGCGAACTGACCACCATGGTCCAAAACAATGTGAGTCTCCGCTGCCTGGGACAGAAAGACCGGATTCCGACGGAAGTCCGCAAGGTCATGGACCGGGTGATCCGAGAAACCGCGAACAATTCCGGCCTGATCCTCAATCTCGCCCTGAGCTATGGCGGCAGGAGTGAAATTACCCAGGCCGTCCAGGAAATTGCCCGCAAATGCCAGGATGGCACCCTGAATCCCGAGGCAATCGACCAGGCCGTTTTGGAACAGCACCTCTATACGGCAGGGTTGCCGGACCCGGATCTTGTCATTCGTACCGGAGGAGAAACCAGATTGAGCAATTTTCTTCTCTGGCAGGCATCCTATGCGGAGCTCTATTTCACGGAAATCCTCTGGCCGGACTTCAGAAAAAAAGATCTGCTGACCGCCATTCTGGATTTCCAGACGCGGCAACGGCGTTTTGGCAAAACAGGCAAACAGGCGGAACACTCTTCCACCCATTGA
- a CDS encoding phosphatidate cytidylyltransferase produces MKRLITGIIASAAWLLLLLAGPFPLFWLVITGLAAVALNEYLTIALSELSQRIRVPIILFGLFPLLGAYSGAPVGLLCGLSLALVALLLFTLSRYSSLTLPFEVISRGGFGYLYLGLCSAHLVLLMALPQGRAWLLLLTAITAASDTAAFYTGSKFGRHKLCPAISPGKTWEGFLGGLAGSLLASLLVRHFFLPEQSILWICLIVLLLGCLGAAGDLSESVIKRAFGVKDSGSLLPGHGGLLDRIDSLLLTAPVLYYLLYFQTGLCLL; encoded by the coding sequence ATGAAACGACTTATTACCGGGATTATCGCAAGCGCTGCCTGGCTGCTCCTGCTGCTCGCAGGACCATTCCCCTTGTTCTGGCTGGTCATCACCGGTTTGGCTGCGGTGGCATTGAACGAATATCTGACCATTGCCCTCTCCGAACTCAGCCAACGAATCCGGGTTCCCATAATCCTTTTCGGTCTCTTCCCCCTGCTGGGCGCGTATTCCGGCGCACCTGTCGGTCTGCTTTGCGGCTTAAGCCTTGCCTTGGTCGCCCTGCTGCTTTTCACCCTTTCTCGGTACTCCAGCCTTACCCTCCCCTTTGAGGTTATCAGCCGCGGCGGATTTGGCTATCTCTACCTCGGCCTGTGCAGCGCCCATTTGGTCCTGCTCATGGCCCTGCCGCAGGGCCGTGCCTGGCTGCTGCTCCTTACCGCCATAACCGCAGCCTCGGACACCGCTGCCTTCTATACCGGCAGCAAATTTGGCAGGCACAAGCTCTGCCCCGCCATCAGCCCGGGGAAAACCTGGGAAGGATTTCTCGGCGGCCTGGCCGGCAGCTTGCTCGCTTCCCTCCTTGTCCGCCACTTTTTTCTGCCCGAACAAAGTATCCTCTGGATCTGCCTCATCGTCCTCCTGCTCGGTTGCCTCGGCGCGGCCGGAGATCTTTCGGAATCAGTGATCAAGCGGGCCTTTGGCGTGAAAGACTCAGGCAGCCTGCTGCCCGGACACGGCGGCTTGCTGGACCGCATCGACTCCTTGCTCCTGACCGCGCCGGTACTCTATTACCTGTTGTATTTTCAGACAGGACTGTGTTTGCTGTGA
- a CDS encoding 1-deoxy-D-xylulose-5-phosphate reductoisomerase, whose amino-acid sequence MKNISLLGSTGSIGRNVLEVVRQFPGRFRIVGLAAGTNGRLLREQIEAFNPEKVSIGEAKLAGELIQSLPPGWSEKIMTGTEGNIGVATLPEADTVVSAIVGAAGLTPTMAAIEAGKNIALANKETLVMAGQLVMSAVKRHKVTLLPIDSEHSAIAQALEAGKKADVSKLILTASGGPFRNMAERDLWTVTPEQALAHPNWEMGKKISIDSATLMNKGLEVIEARWLFDIDVEDIEVLVHPQSIVHSMVEYVDGSVVAQLGVPDMRIPIAYALSYPERLRMNMPRLNLAQAQDLSFSRPDFEKFPALKLAYQVCKRGGSLPAVLNAANEVAVEAFLTGIIRFPEIALVVAETVSRLPREQAASLTAILDADLAARMQAASIIDSLRMQTQQRLGKDVHSPELPPGHTTLTN is encoded by the coding sequence ATGAAAAACATTTCCCTGCTTGGTTCAACAGGCTCCATCGGCCGCAATGTTCTGGAGGTGGTCCGCCAGTTCCCGGGTCGCTTCCGCATTGTGGGGTTGGCCGCCGGCACCAATGGCCGCCTCTTGCGCGAGCAGATCGAAGCCTTCAACCCGGAGAAGGTCTCCATCGGCGAGGCAAAACTGGCGGGTGAACTGATCCAGAGCCTTCCCCCAGGTTGGTCTGAAAAGATTATGACCGGCACCGAAGGCAATATTGGTGTTGCCACCCTGCCCGAGGCGGACACGGTTGTCTCCGCCATCGTCGGCGCCGCCGGCCTTACCCCCACCATGGCCGCCATCGAAGCCGGCAAAAACATCGCCCTGGCCAACAAGGAAACCCTGGTCATGGCCGGCCAGCTGGTCATGAGCGCGGTCAAACGCCACAAGGTTACCCTGCTGCCCATTGACAGCGAACACAGCGCCATTGCCCAGGCGCTGGAGGCCGGGAAAAAAGCGGATGTCAGCAAACTCATCCTCACCGCTTCCGGCGGACCTTTCCGCAATATGGCCGAGCGTGACCTTTGGACAGTCACTCCCGAACAGGCCCTGGCCCACCCCAACTGGGAGATGGGCAAAAAAATCTCCATCGACTCCGCCACCCTGATGAACAAAGGATTGGAGGTTATCGAAGCCCGCTGGCTTTTTGATATCGATGTCGAAGACATTGAGGTTCTCGTCCACCCGCAGAGCATCGTCCATTCCATGGTGGAATACGTTGACGGCTCGGTGGTCGCCCAACTGGGGGTGCCGGACATGCGCATCCCTATTGCCTACGCCCTTTCCTACCCGGAACGCTTGCGGATGAATATGCCGCGCCTGAATTTGGCGCAGGCCCAGGATTTGAGTTTTTCCCGCCCGGATTTTGAAAAATTTCCCGCCTTAAAACTCGCCTACCAGGTGTGCAAGCGGGGGGGAAGCCTGCCAGCCGTGCTCAATGCCGCCAACGAAGTGGCGGTGGAAGCCTTTTTGACCGGCATTATCCGCTTTCCGGAAATCGCCTTGGTCGTTGCGGAAACAGTGAGCCGGTTGCCGAGAGAACAGGCGGCCAGCCTGACCGCGATCCTCGACGCCGACCTTGCCGCCCGGATGCAGGCTGCCTCCATAATTGACTCCCTGCGCATGCAGACCCAACAGCGCCTCGGCAAAGATGTCCACTCGCCGGAGCTGCCGCCGGGACATACAACCTTAACCAACTGA
- the rseP gene encoding RIP metalloprotease RseP, whose product MNSILAFILVLGPLIFIHEFGHFLCAKLFGIRVLKFSLGFGPKVFGRTIGETEYLLSAFPLGGYVKMYGESLTDEVASDQEGFSFSHKAIWQRFLVVFAGPLFNLVFAVLLFSSIFAVMGVSQPVTEARIGAVTTGSPAATAGLAANDLILSINNAPVQEWNDVARLIKLSGGNPVTLQVRRADQTLTITGQPKMEEDKNIFGEVIDSRYMLGIRVADELVHISPGEAIQTGAMHTWVLIKITLLGIVKIIQKVVPASELGGPIRIAQMAGQQMSAGWVNLLHFTGLLSVSLGVLNLFPIPILDGGHLVFFAVEAIRRKPLSIETRERLQMVGLILLVSLMLFVFYNDFRFLGNGG is encoded by the coding sequence ATGAACTCTATCCTTGCCTTTATCCTCGTTCTTGGCCCCCTGATCTTCATCCATGAATTCGGCCATTTTCTCTGCGCCAAGTTGTTCGGCATCCGGGTACTCAAATTCTCCTTGGGGTTTGGCCCCAAGGTTTTTGGCCGGACAATCGGAGAAACCGAATACCTGTTGAGCGCCTTCCCCCTTGGCGGCTACGTGAAAATGTACGGCGAAAGCCTCACCGACGAAGTGGCCAGCGACCAGGAAGGTTTTTCCTTTTCGCACAAGGCGATCTGGCAACGCTTCCTGGTGGTCTTTGCCGGACCGCTCTTCAATCTCGTTTTCGCGGTGCTGCTCTTTTCCTCCATCTTTGCGGTGATGGGCGTTTCCCAACCGGTCACCGAAGCGAGAATCGGCGCGGTCACCACGGGTTCTCCCGCCGCCACGGCCGGGCTCGCAGCCAACGATCTCATCCTGAGTATCAATAACGCCCCGGTTCAAGAATGGAATGACGTCGCACGCCTCATCAAGCTCAGCGGGGGAAACCCCGTAACCCTCCAGGTTCGGCGAGCCGACCAGACCCTGACCATTACCGGGCAACCGAAAATGGAAGAGGACAAGAACATCTTCGGCGAGGTGATCGACAGCCGCTACATGCTGGGCATCCGGGTCGCCGACGAACTGGTCCATATCTCCCCGGGCGAAGCAATCCAGACCGGAGCCATGCACACCTGGGTCCTGATCAAGATCACCCTTCTGGGCATTGTCAAGATCATCCAGAAGGTTGTCCCGGCCAGCGAACTGGGCGGCCCCATCCGTATTGCCCAAATGGCCGGGCAACAGATGTCGGCAGGCTGGGTCAATCTCCTGCATTTCACCGGACTGCTCAGCGTCAGCCTCGGGGTTTTGAATCTTTTCCCGATCCCGATCCTGGATGGCGGACATCTCGTCTTCTTTGCCGTGGAAGCGATCCGCCGCAAGCCGCTGAGTATTGAAACCCGGGAACGGCTCCAGATGGTCGGCCTGATCCTCCTCGTTTCCCTGATGCTTTTTGTCTTCTACAACGATTTCCGTTTTCTCGGCAATGGGGGCTGA
- the tsaB gene encoding tRNA (adenosine(37)-N6)-threonylcarbamoyltransferase complex dimerization subunit type 1 TsaB: MPPSSATPAVILALETATTCGSLALVAEDRCLAEYSLNTATTHSRRLLAGIDWLLAQCELSWPDIAAIAVTLGPGSFTGLRIALSTAKGLCMATEKPLIGVPTLTGIASQFPFSSLPICPVIDARKKEIYTALYRCNRQGFPEITSEAMVIKPERLAEFITTPTLLVGDGLPLYGRMLKDLLGESVCLAPAEICFARAAAIGSVAWHLFRQGSFLNPATAVPIYVRASDAELQFGEKKGPKK; the protein is encoded by the coding sequence ATGCCTCCTTCCTCTGCAACGCCAGCCGTTATTCTCGCCCTGGAAACCGCCACCACCTGCGGCAGCCTGGCTCTGGTTGCGGAAGACCGCTGCCTTGCCGAATATTCCCTCAACACCGCCACCACCCACTCCCGCCGTTTGCTGGCCGGGATAGACTGGCTCCTTGCCCAGTGTGAACTGAGCTGGCCCGATATTGCCGCCATTGCCGTCACCCTTGGCCCCGGGAGTTTTACGGGTCTGCGCATTGCCTTAAGCACTGCCAAAGGGTTGTGCATGGCCACTGAAAAACCGCTCATCGGGGTTCCGACCCTGACCGGAATCGCCAGCCAGTTCCCCTTTTCCTCCCTCCCCATCTGCCCGGTGATTGACGCCCGCAAAAAAGAGATCTACACCGCTCTTTACCGCTGCAACCGGCAAGGGTTTCCGGAGATAACCAGCGAAGCCATGGTCATCAAGCCGGAACGACTTGCCGAATTCATCACCACCCCCACCCTGCTGGTGGGCGATGGCCTGCCCCTGTATGGCCGAATGCTCAAGGATTTACTGGGGGAATCGGTCTGTCTTGCCCCTGCGGAGATCTGTTTTGCCAGGGCAGCCGCCATTGGTTCCGTAGCCTGGCATCTTTTCCGGCAGGGCTCTTTCTTAAACCCGGCCACGGCTGTGCCCATATATGTGCGGGCCTCGGACGCGGAACTACAGTTTGGGGAAAAAAAGGGGCCAAAGAAGTAG
- a CDS encoding protein phosphatase CheZ has translation MVKVNNSHLEKSIASLVEITDSFLRGDYKGDMPEVDAEGVLSMLTKRINTMLVNMKTVQVPLASAGEQAPFVLSHALDVVQLMEQSTSAVLDKSDKIVMQIEELENMLRQTGGDNARAKAVVVEMKAAMYDIIASQSYQDVARQKMEKIIIDLNQIRDWLLEVLVILNIKKDGSLENVQKKKELLRGVQAPSAPSSLKQDLVDDLLSEFGF, from the coding sequence ATGGTAAAGGTCAATAATTCGCATCTGGAAAAAAGCATCGCCTCCCTAGTTGAGATCACGGATTCGTTCCTGCGGGGAGATTACAAGGGGGATATGCCGGAGGTTGACGCCGAGGGTGTGCTTTCCATGTTGACCAAAAGGATCAACACCATGCTGGTCAACATGAAGACCGTGCAGGTGCCCTTGGCAAGCGCAGGGGAACAGGCGCCTTTTGTCCTGAGCCATGCCCTGGATGTGGTGCAGCTCATGGAGCAGTCCACCAGCGCGGTGCTTGATAAATCCGACAAGATTGTCATGCAGATCGAGGAGCTTGAGAATATGCTTCGCCAGACAGGCGGGGATAATGCTCGGGCCAAGGCGGTGGTTGTCGAGATGAAGGCGGCCATGTACGATATCATTGCTTCCCAGTCCTACCAAGATGTCGCCCGGCAGAAGATGGAAAAAATCATCATTGATCTCAATCAGATCCGCGATTGGCTTCTTGAGGTTTTGGTGATTCTCAATATCAAGAAGGATGGTTCTCTGGAAAATGTACAAAAAAAGAAGGAATTGCTGCGTGGCGTTCAAGCCCCCAGCGCGCCTTCGTCTCTGAAGCAAGATCTGGTGGATGATCTCTTGTCCGAGTTTGGTTTCTGA